From a region of the Corallococcus coralloides DSM 2259 genome:
- a CDS encoding dienelactone hydrolase family protein — translation MQDVDIKTADGVMDAKLFQPEGSGPWPAVIMIPDAFGIRPVFEEMARRLSKSGYVVLLPNVFYREGHTSKLDLKGTFADEAFRKRMYGLIGTLTPERLKLDAGAELDFLARQPTVKGPKAGVAGYCFSGGIAVRMGADFPDRIGAVASSHGGRLATDAPDSPHRLVKQVKAELYFGHADQDNSMPADAIRALEEALKDAGVRYRSELYPGAQHGYSVPGTPQFNAEVAETHWKRLEDLFGRTLKA, via the coding sequence ATGCAGGACGTCGACATCAAGACCGCGGATGGAGTGATGGACGCGAAGCTGTTCCAGCCGGAGGGCTCGGGGCCGTGGCCGGCGGTCATCATGATTCCGGATGCCTTTGGCATCCGGCCCGTCTTCGAGGAGATGGCTCGGCGCCTGTCGAAGTCCGGCTACGTCGTGCTGCTGCCCAACGTGTTCTACCGGGAGGGCCACACGTCGAAGCTGGACCTAAAGGGCACCTTCGCGGACGAGGCGTTCCGCAAGCGCATGTACGGCCTCATCGGCACGCTGACGCCGGAGCGCCTGAAGCTGGACGCGGGCGCTGAGTTGGACTTCCTCGCCCGGCAGCCCACCGTGAAGGGCCCGAAGGCGGGCGTGGCCGGCTACTGCTTCAGCGGCGGCATCGCCGTGCGCATGGGCGCGGACTTCCCGGACCGCATCGGCGCGGTGGCGTCCTCCCACGGCGGCCGCCTGGCCACGGATGCGCCCGACAGCCCCCACCGCCTGGTGAAGCAGGTGAAGGCCGAGCTGTACTTCGGCCACGCGGACCAGGACAACTCCATGCCCGCGGACGCCATCCGCGCGCTGGAAGAGGCGCTGAAGGACGCGGGCGTGAGGTACCGCTCGGAGCTCTACCCCGGCGCGCAGCACGGCTATTCGGTGCCGGGCACGCCCCAGTTCAACGCGGAGGTCGCGGAGACGCACTGGAAGAGGCTCGAGGACCTGTTCGGCCGCACGCTGAAGGCCTGA
- a CDS encoding MFS transporter yields MSPVRQRLLSIFGGSVGNLIEWYDFYVYSAFSLYFAQAFFPDADPLVQQLNTAGVFALGFLIRPVGGWLMGLYADLRGRRSALTLSVTLMCLGSLVIAVCPTYARIGVAAPVVLMLARLLQGLSLGGEYGTSATYLSEVATSRHRGFYSSFQYVTLIMGQLLATLTLLVLQRLVLTGPQLEAWGWRIPFGIGAALAIFGFYMRRNMVETEAFTREAAKKSEHHPMRELLRHPKEIAVVVGLTMGGTLAFYTYTVYMQKFLVNSVGLTRDEATLISAGSLFLYMFLQPVLGYVSDHVGRRPVLMGFGVLGTLCTVPLLTALTRTRDAFTAFLLVLAALVILSGYTSINAVVKAELFPARIRALGVGLPYALTVSLFGGTAEYVGTRLKLAGHEAWFFWYVTACIFCSLLVYTVMPDTRRHSRIDAAS; encoded by the coding sequence ATGTCCCCCGTGCGGCAGCGGCTGCTCTCCATCTTCGGCGGCTCGGTGGGCAACCTCATCGAGTGGTACGACTTCTACGTCTACTCGGCGTTCTCGCTGTACTTCGCGCAGGCGTTCTTCCCGGACGCGGATCCGCTGGTGCAGCAGCTCAACACCGCCGGGGTGTTCGCGCTGGGCTTCCTCATCCGGCCGGTGGGCGGCTGGCTGATGGGGCTCTACGCGGACCTCCGGGGCCGCCGGTCCGCGCTGACGTTGTCCGTCACGCTGATGTGCCTGGGCTCGCTGGTCATCGCCGTGTGCCCCACGTACGCGCGCATCGGCGTGGCGGCGCCCGTGGTGCTGATGCTCGCGCGGCTGCTCCAGGGGCTCTCCCTGGGCGGCGAGTACGGCACCAGCGCCACCTACCTGAGCGAGGTGGCCACCTCCCGCCACCGCGGCTTCTACAGCTCCTTCCAGTACGTCACGCTCATCATGGGGCAGCTGCTGGCCACGCTGACGCTGCTGGTGTTGCAGCGGCTGGTGTTGACGGGCCCGCAGCTGGAGGCCTGGGGTTGGCGCATCCCGTTTGGCATTGGCGCGGCGCTGGCCATCTTCGGCTTCTACATGCGCCGCAACATGGTGGAGACGGAGGCCTTCACCCGCGAGGCCGCGAAGAAATCCGAGCACCACCCCATGCGGGAGCTCTTGCGCCACCCGAAGGAGATCGCCGTCGTGGTGGGGCTCACGATGGGCGGGACGCTGGCCTTCTACACCTACACCGTCTACATGCAGAAGTTCCTGGTGAACTCCGTGGGGCTGACGCGGGACGAGGCCACGCTCATCTCCGCGGGCTCGCTGTTCCTCTACATGTTCCTCCAGCCGGTGCTGGGGTACGTCTCCGACCACGTGGGACGCAGGCCGGTGCTGATGGGGTTCGGCGTGCTGGGCACGCTGTGCACGGTGCCGCTGCTCACGGCGCTGACGCGGACGCGGGACGCCTTCACCGCGTTCCTGCTGGTGCTCGCCGCGCTGGTCATCCTCTCCGGCTACACGTCCATCAACGCCGTGGTGAAGGCGGAGCTGTTCCCCGCGCGCATCCGCGCCCTGGGCGTGGGGCTGCCCTACGCGCTGACGGTGTCCCTCTTCGGCGGCACCGCGGAGTACGTGGGCACGCGCCTGAAGCTGGCCGGGCACGAGGCGTGGTTCTTCTGGTACGTCACGGCCTGCATCTTCTGCTCGCTGCTCGTCTACACGGTGATGCCAGACACGCGGCGCCACAGCCGCATCGACGCCGCGTCCTGA
- a CDS encoding type III secretion system effector protein yields MKLRSSSFSAPSLSSGSRTRSPSAPPKLETVKPQKAPTALELQDGKNKLKPADHGVVHPDLSGIRTRRDSRQSGADFADFTQDARNSTHTLMSRPVGNQMLTELNGRTQHVNPGATGTAQKPLTVADIYSGRSEAMPMSHRPRHDGTLQSLRPAYRYDGQASAGQASRINYNENQPGQRFNSLGHESVHAWRAANGVQVSPLAASKHADADVFKRYPDHSAAMKGTVETRLQLQEEFETVGLRPTPRMPNAPTENRIRAEHGLPARQDYSGFRPGANKNQQNFENFDAGSDDRSRFQKFMGTPSPLGQIVGDLEK; encoded by the coding sequence ATGAAGCTCCGCTCCTCCTCCTTCTCCGCGCCGTCCCTCTCCTCCGGCTCCCGCACGCGCAGCCCCAGCGCGCCCCCCAAGCTGGAAACGGTGAAGCCGCAGAAGGCGCCCACGGCCCTGGAGCTTCAGGATGGCAAGAACAAGCTCAAGCCGGCGGACCACGGCGTCGTGCACCCGGACCTGTCGGGCATCCGGACCCGCCGTGACAGCCGTCAGTCCGGCGCGGACTTCGCGGACTTCACGCAGGACGCGCGCAACTCCACGCACACGCTGATGAGCCGCCCCGTGGGCAACCAGATGCTGACGGAGCTCAACGGCCGCACGCAGCACGTGAACCCCGGCGCGACGGGCACCGCGCAGAAGCCGCTGACGGTGGCGGACATCTACTCCGGCCGCAGCGAGGCCATGCCCATGTCGCACCGCCCGCGCCACGACGGCACGCTCCAGTCGCTGCGCCCGGCGTACCGCTACGACGGCCAGGCCAGCGCGGGCCAGGCCAGCCGCATCAACTACAACGAGAACCAGCCTGGCCAGCGCTTCAACAGCCTGGGCCACGAGTCCGTGCACGCCTGGCGCGCCGCCAATGGCGTGCAGGTCAGCCCCCTGGCCGCCAGCAAGCACGCGGACGCGGACGTGTTCAAGCGCTACCCCGACCACTCGGCCGCGATGAAGGGCACCGTGGAGACGCGCCTTCAGCTGCAGGAGGAGTTCGAGACCGTGGGCCTTCGCCCCACGCCGCGCATGCCGAACGCCCCCACGGAGAACCGCATCCGCGCCGAGCACGGGCTGCCCGCGCGCCAGGACTACTCGGGCTTCCGGCCCGGCGCGAACAAGAACCAGCAGAACTTCGAGAACTTCGACGCGGGCTCGGATGACCGCAGCCGGTTCCAGAAGTTCATGGGGACGCCGTCGCCGCTCGGGCAGATCGTCGGCGACCTGGAGAAGTAG
- a CDS encoding MarR family winged helix-turn-helix transcriptional regulator has protein sequence MKKARAASLTLDEFLPYRLSVADNVVSQRIARVYAAEDGLSTQEWRLIAVLGEDGERSQLELVRRTRMEKVPVSRAARSLEERGLVRRATSQSDARSRRLTLTASGRRLYQRIAPAALEAEAEVLAELSPSERQVLRALLERVERAAIRALKPGP, from the coding sequence ATGAAGAAAGCACGCGCCGCGAGCCTCACCCTCGATGAGTTCCTCCCCTATCGCCTGTCGGTCGCGGACAACGTCGTGAGCCAGCGCATCGCCCGCGTGTACGCGGCCGAGGACGGCCTCTCCACGCAGGAGTGGCGGCTCATCGCCGTCCTGGGCGAGGACGGCGAGCGCTCGCAGCTGGAGCTCGTCCGGCGCACGCGGATGGAGAAGGTCCCGGTGAGCCGCGCCGCGCGCTCGCTGGAGGAGCGCGGACTGGTGCGGCGCGCCACGAGCCAGAGCGACGCCCGCTCGCGGCGCCTGACGCTGACCGCCTCCGGACGCAGGCTCTACCAGCGGATTGCCCCCGCCGCGCTCGAAGCGGAGGCGGAGGTGCTCGCGGAGCTGTCGCCCTCTGAACGACAGGTGCTGCGCGCGCTGCTGGAGCGCGTGGAGCGCGCCGCCATCCGCGCCCTCAAGCCCGGCCCCTGA
- the hmgA gene encoding homogentisate 1,2-dioxygenase, with product MENVRHLTGFGNEHASEAVAGALPVGQNTPQRVAFGLYAEQLSGTAFTAPRGVNRRTWLYRLRPSAGHPAYRPVEARSLKSGPFREVPPSPNRLRWSPAPMPTTPTTFLESLFTLGGNGSPAENAGAAVHLYAATASMTDTAFFNADGELLIVPQSGTLRIVTELGVLEVPPGHVALIPRGMRMRVELPGGPARGYICENYGAQFRLPELGPIGSNGLANPRDFVAPHAAYEDVERPTRVVQKFQGNLWETTLDHSPFDVVAWHGNNVPYTYDLARFNTINTVSYDHPDPSIFTVLTSPSDTPGTANCDFVIFPPRWMVAENTFRPPWFHRNVMSELMGLVHGVYDAKADAFLPGGASLHNCMSAHGPDRKTYEAAVAAELTPKKIDNTLAFMFETRWVIAPTRQAMESPVLQKDYDACWADLPKAKLSSGGGQP from the coding sequence ATGGAAAACGTCCGCCACCTGACAGGCTTTGGAAACGAGCACGCATCGGAGGCTGTCGCCGGTGCGCTCCCCGTGGGCCAGAACACGCCCCAGCGCGTCGCGTTCGGCCTCTACGCCGAGCAGCTCTCCGGCACCGCGTTCACCGCGCCGCGCGGCGTGAACCGGCGCACGTGGCTGTACCGGCTGCGGCCCAGCGCGGGCCACCCGGCGTACCGGCCCGTGGAGGCCCGCTCGCTGAAGAGCGGACCGTTCCGGGAGGTGCCCCCCTCCCCCAACCGGCTGCGCTGGAGCCCGGCGCCCATGCCCACCACGCCCACCACCTTCCTGGAGAGCCTCTTCACGCTGGGCGGCAATGGCTCCCCGGCGGAGAACGCGGGCGCGGCGGTGCACCTCTACGCGGCGACGGCGTCCATGACGGACACGGCCTTCTTCAACGCGGACGGCGAGCTGCTCATCGTCCCCCAGTCCGGGACGCTGCGCATCGTCACGGAGCTGGGCGTGCTGGAGGTTCCGCCCGGCCACGTCGCGCTCATCCCGCGCGGCATGCGCATGCGGGTGGAGCTGCCCGGCGGCCCCGCGCGCGGCTACATCTGCGAGAACTACGGCGCGCAGTTCCGGCTCCCGGAGCTGGGCCCCATCGGCTCCAACGGCCTCGCGAACCCGCGCGACTTCGTGGCGCCGCACGCGGCGTATGAAGACGTGGAGCGCCCCACGCGCGTGGTGCAGAAGTTCCAGGGGAACCTCTGGGAGACGACGCTGGACCACTCGCCGTTCGACGTCGTGGCCTGGCACGGCAACAACGTGCCGTACACGTACGACCTGGCGCGCTTCAACACCATCAACACGGTGAGCTACGACCACCCGGATCCGTCCATCTTCACGGTGCTCACGTCGCCCAGTGACACGCCGGGAACGGCGAACTGCGACTTCGTCATCTTCCCGCCCCGGTGGATGGTGGCGGAGAACACCTTCCGGCCGCCCTGGTTCCACCGCAACGTGATGAGCGAGCTGATGGGCCTGGTCCACGGCGTCTACGACGCCAAGGCGGACGCGTTCCTGCCCGGCGGCGCGTCGCTCCACAACTGCATGAGCGCCCACGGCCCGGACCGCAAGACGTACGAAGCCGCCGTCGCCGCGGAGCTGACGCCGAAGAAGATCGACAACACGCTCGCCTTCATGTTCGAGACCCGCTGGGTCATCGCGCCCACGCGCCAGGCCATGGAGAGCCCCGTCCTCCAGAAGGACTACGACGCCTGCTGGGCGGACCTGCCCAAGGCGAAGCTGTCCTCGGGAGGCGGCCAGCCGTGA
- a CDS encoding fumarylacetoacetate hydrolase family protein, whose translation MKLASLDTGRDGRLVVVTKDLSRQADASAIAPTLQAALDDWDRHAPALRALAERLERGEVPGAPFDPARCAAPLPRAYQWADGSAYVNHVELVRKARGAELPPSFWTDPLMYQGGSDGFLGPRQPIPLADEAWGCDMEGEVVVVTRDVPLGATREQALGAVVLVGLVNDVSLRNLIPNELAKGFGFFQSKPASAFSPVFVTPDELGTAWREGKLHRRLEVFLDGEPFGRADAGVDMTFDFGTLVAHAAKTRSLCAGSIIGSGTVSNRGPDGGPGKPVSAGGAGYSCIAEVRVVETLRDGAPKTPFLKRGNRVRIEMRDDSGASIFGAIDQAVGG comes from the coding sequence GTGAAGCTCGCCTCGCTCGACACAGGAAGGGACGGACGGCTCGTCGTCGTGACGAAGGACCTGTCCCGGCAGGCGGATGCGTCCGCCATCGCGCCCACGCTCCAGGCCGCGCTGGATGACTGGGACCGCCACGCGCCGGCCCTCCGCGCGCTGGCGGAGCGGCTGGAGCGCGGAGAGGTTCCGGGAGCGCCCTTCGACCCCGCCCGGTGCGCGGCGCCCCTGCCCCGCGCCTACCAGTGGGCGGACGGCTCCGCGTACGTGAACCACGTGGAGCTGGTGCGCAAGGCGCGCGGCGCGGAGCTGCCGCCCTCCTTCTGGACCGACCCCTTGATGTACCAGGGCGGCTCCGACGGCTTCCTCGGGCCGCGCCAGCCCATCCCGCTCGCCGACGAGGCGTGGGGCTGCGACATGGAGGGCGAGGTCGTGGTGGTGACGCGCGACGTGCCGCTCGGTGCCACGCGCGAGCAGGCCCTGGGCGCCGTCGTCCTGGTGGGGCTGGTCAACGACGTGTCGCTGCGCAACCTCATTCCGAACGAGCTGGCGAAGGGCTTCGGCTTCTTCCAGTCCAAGCCCGCGTCGGCGTTCTCGCCGGTGTTCGTCACTCCGGACGAGTTGGGCACCGCGTGGCGGGAAGGCAAGCTGCACCGCCGTCTGGAGGTCTTCCTCGACGGCGAGCCCTTCGGCCGCGCGGACGCGGGCGTGGACATGACGTTCGACTTCGGCACGCTGGTGGCCCACGCGGCGAAGACTCGCTCGCTGTGTGCGGGCAGCATCATCGGCTCCGGCACGGTGTCCAACCGGGGTCCGGACGGGGGCCCCGGCAAGCCGGTGAGTGCGGGTGGGGCAGGCTACTCGTGCATCGCGGAGGTGCGCGTGGTGGAGACGCTCCGGGACGGCGCGCCGAAGACGCCGTTCCTCAAGCGCGGCAACCGGGTGCGCATCGAGATGCGGGACGACTCGGGCGCCAGCATCTTCGGCGCCATCGACCAGGCGGTCGGCGGGTAG
- a CDS encoding 3' terminal RNA ribose 2'-O-methyltransferase Hen1 — translation MLLTLSTTHTPATDLGYLLHKNPERPQSFELPFGLAHVFYPEASASRTTAALLLEVDPVALVRGRPSSGGGQGGPLEQYVNDRPYVASSFMSVALSRVFGTALSGRSKDRPELAEQPIPLSARLSVLPCRGGEVFLRRLFEPLGYTVTATRHALDETVPAWGDSRYFTVTLEGQVRLGDLLSHLYVLIPVLDDDKHYWVGDEEVEKLLRHGEGWLATHPEREQIARRYLRHRHSLAREALERLAGDEAPEPEERQEARNAEEAVLESRLSLNEQRLQTVMTALQEHGAARVVDLGCGEGKLIKALLRDRRFTEIVGMDVSHRTLEIANDRLGIERMPDLQRQRVKLLHGSLLYRDQRLAGFDAATVIEVIEHLDMPRLAAFERVLFEYTRPGLILLTTPNAEYNVRFTSLPAGTFRHRDHRFEWTRAEFEAWAASMCERYGYTVSFRPVGENDAEVGAPTQMAVFTR, via the coding sequence ATGCTCCTGACCCTTTCGACGACCCACACGCCCGCGACGGACCTGGGCTACCTGCTGCACAAGAACCCGGAACGGCCCCAGTCCTTCGAGCTTCCCTTCGGACTGGCGCACGTCTTCTACCCGGAGGCCTCCGCCAGCCGCACCACGGCGGCGCTCCTCCTGGAGGTGGATCCCGTCGCATTGGTTCGCGGCCGGCCGTCGTCAGGCGGCGGCCAGGGCGGCCCGCTGGAGCAGTACGTCAACGACCGGCCCTACGTGGCCTCGTCCTTCATGAGCGTGGCGCTGTCCCGCGTCTTCGGCACCGCGCTGTCCGGACGCAGCAAGGACCGGCCGGAGCTGGCTGAACAGCCCATCCCCCTCTCCGCCCGCCTGTCGGTGCTGCCCTGCCGGGGCGGAGAAGTCTTCCTGCGCCGCCTCTTCGAGCCGCTCGGCTACACCGTCACCGCGACCCGCCATGCGCTGGACGAGACGGTGCCCGCGTGGGGGGACAGCCGCTACTTCACCGTGACGCTGGAGGGACAGGTGCGCCTGGGCGACCTGCTCTCGCACCTGTACGTCCTCATCCCGGTGCTCGACGACGACAAGCACTACTGGGTCGGCGACGAGGAGGTGGAGAAGCTCCTGCGCCACGGTGAGGGCTGGCTCGCCACGCACCCGGAGCGCGAACAGATTGCCCGCCGCTACCTGCGCCACCGCCACAGCCTGGCGCGCGAAGCCCTGGAGCGGCTCGCAGGCGACGAGGCCCCCGAGCCCGAGGAACGCCAGGAGGCGCGCAACGCCGAGGAGGCCGTGCTCGAATCGCGCCTGAGCCTCAACGAACAGCGGCTCCAGACGGTGATGACGGCCCTCCAGGAGCACGGCGCCGCGCGCGTGGTGGACCTGGGCTGCGGCGAGGGCAAGCTGATCAAAGCCCTCTTGAGGGACCGCCGCTTCACGGAAATCGTGGGCATGGACGTGTCCCACCGCACGCTGGAGATTGCCAATGACAGGCTCGGCATCGAACGGATGCCGGACCTGCAACGCCAGCGCGTGAAGCTGCTGCACGGCTCGCTGCTGTACCGAGACCAGCGGCTCGCGGGCTTCGACGCCGCCACCGTCATTGAAGTCATCGAACACCTGGACATGCCGCGCCTCGCGGCCTTCGAGCGCGTGCTCTTCGAGTACACGCGGCCCGGCCTCATCCTCCTCACCACCCCCAACGCCGAGTACAACGTGCGCTTCACCTCGCTCCCCGCCGGCACCTTCCGCCACCGTGACCACCGCTTCGAGTGGACCCGCGCCGAGTTCGAGGCGTGGGCGGCCAGCATGTGCGAGCGCTACGGCTACACCGTGAGCTTCCGGCCCGTGGGCGAGAACGACGCGGAGGTCGGCGCGCCGACGCAGATGGCGGTGTTCACGCGATGA